One genomic window of Terriglobales bacterium includes the following:
- the rpsO gene encoding 30S ribosomal protein S15 codes for MTSLDNREYRSRAGSVLARQQKQALIDQHRTHATDTGSPEVQIAILSERIGQLTDHFKAHQKDHASRRGLLMLVSKRRRLLDYLKNYNSERYQNVIQRLGIRK; via the coding sequence ATGACGTCACTAGATAATCGAGAATATAGGAGTAGAGCAGGTTCAGTGCTAGCCCGACAGCAGAAGCAAGCCCTAATTGATCAACACCGTACCCATGCTACGGACACGGGCAGTCCCGAGGTCCAAATCGCTATTCTAAGCGAACGCATCGGTCAGTTGACGGACCACTTCAAGGCGCACCAGAAGGACCACGCCTCAAGGCGAGGTCTTCTCATGCTGGTCAGCAAGCGGCGTCGCTTGCTGGACTACCTCAAGAACTACAACTCTGAGCGATACCAGAACGTGATCCAGAGACTCGGCATTCGCAAGTAG
- the gpmI gene encoding 2,3-bisphosphoglycerate-independent phosphoglycerate mutase, whose amino-acid sequence MPIRPKPIVLTILDGWGYRAETQANAIALARKPAYDRLLRDFPNTLIHTSGPYVGLPEGQMGNSEVGHLNIGAGRIVHMDITRIDQMIQNGDFFSNPVLLGAMKHARSGGRRLHIFGLLSDGGVHSHQNHLYALLKMAKQNGVDRVFVHAFMDGRDTLPTSGAGYLQQLQQKMREYSTGKIASVSGRYYAMDRDRRWERIAKAFNVMVHGKGEAGPFVDAVQGVKESYNQGVTDEFVVPFICTDNRGEPLAIIRDEDACISFNFRADRARQITRALARNSGLTPNGGSELPDAAGLDATIPRDRTPRNQHYVCMTRYDKQFTLPVVLPPEPLDNILANVMAAANLRNLRVAETEKYAHVTYFFNGGVEPPFPGEERVLVPSQKVATYDLKPEMSAAGIADEVVKAIEKGAFDVIVVNFANADMVGHSGKIEPTVKGVETVDACLERITAALRFRGGAMIITADHGNAEMMIDPATGGPHTAHTTNPVPLIVVSAEDKRFTLRNHGSLRDISPTLLGLLGIPQPGEMTGHDLRIPLR is encoded by the coding sequence ATGCCCATTCGTCCCAAACCAATCGTGCTCACCATCTTAGATGGTTGGGGATACCGCGCTGAGACCCAGGCCAATGCCATCGCCCTGGCGCGCAAGCCTGCTTATGATCGTTTGCTGCGCGATTTTCCCAATACGCTGATCCATACCAGCGGTCCTTACGTGGGTTTGCCCGAGGGACAGATGGGCAACAGCGAGGTTGGCCATCTTAATATCGGCGCTGGACGCATCGTGCACATGGACATCACCCGCATTGACCAGATGATTCAGAATGGAGACTTCTTCTCCAATCCGGTGCTGCTGGGCGCGATGAAGCATGCTCGTAGCGGCGGCCGGCGGTTGCATATTTTCGGCCTTCTCTCTGACGGGGGGGTGCACTCGCACCAGAATCACCTTTACGCTCTGCTGAAGATGGCAAAGCAGAACGGCGTGGACCGCGTTTTCGTGCACGCTTTTATGGATGGGCGCGACACCCTGCCCACCAGCGGCGCCGGATATCTGCAACAGCTCCAGCAAAAGATGCGGGAGTATTCCACAGGCAAGATCGCCAGTGTCAGCGGCCGCTACTATGCAATGGACCGAGATCGGCGCTGGGAGCGCATCGCCAAGGCATTCAATGTAATGGTGCACGGCAAAGGCGAAGCCGGGCCGTTCGTGGACGCGGTGCAAGGAGTGAAGGAATCGTACAACCAGGGCGTCACGGATGAGTTCGTCGTGCCCTTCATCTGCACTGACAATCGTGGTGAGCCGCTGGCGATCATCCGGGACGAGGACGCGTGCATCTCCTTCAACTTCCGGGCCGATCGTGCACGCCAGATTACACGCGCGCTGGCGCGCAACAGCGGGCTTACACCTAACGGTGGGAGTGAACTGCCTGATGCAGCCGGGTTGGATGCGACCATCCCACGTGACCGCACACCTCGTAACCAGCACTACGTCTGCATGACCCGGTATGACAAGCAATTCACCTTACCAGTAGTGCTCCCGCCGGAGCCGCTGGACAATATCCTGGCCAACGTGATGGCCGCGGCCAACCTGCGCAATTTGCGCGTTGCCGAGACCGAAAAGTACGCCCATGTCACTTACTTCTTTAACGGCGGAGTAGAGCCGCCCTTTCCCGGTGAAGAGCGCGTACTCGTCCCATCACAGAAGGTCGCGACTTATGACCTCAAGCCGGAGATGAGCGCGGCTGGAATCGCCGACGAAGTAGTCAAGGCCATCGAGAAAGGTGCTTTCGACGTCATCGTTGTAAACTTTGCTAACGCTGACATGGTCGGCCACTCGGGAAAAATTGAGCCAACCGTGAAAGGGGTAGAGACGGTTGACGCTTGCCTTGAACGCATCACTGCGGCACTGCGCTTTCGTGGCGGCGCCATGATCATTACTGCTGACCACGGCAATGCTGAGATGATGATTGACCCAGCCACCGGCGGTCCGCATACCGCGCACACCACCAATCCCGTGCCGCTCATCGTAGTCAGCGCAGAAGACAAGAGATTCACTCTGCGCAACCACGGCTCCTTACGCGACATTTCGCCCACGCTGCTGGGTCTGTTGGGTATCCCTCAGCCGGGTGAGATGACCGGGCACGATCTGCGCATTCCGCTTAGATAA
- the msrA gene encoding peptide-methionine (S)-S-oxide reductase MsrA — protein sequence MEKATFAAGCFWGVEASFRQLPGVSDAIVGYTGGNTESPTYRDVCTDRTGHAEALEVSFDPQKISYDALLDHFWKMHDPTTLNRQGPDFGTQYRSAIFFHSPEQEKAARASKERWQAQFKRPIVTQIVPATTFYKAEDYHQRYLEKRGANACHI from the coding sequence ATGGAAAAAGCCACATTTGCCGCTGGTTGCTTCTGGGGCGTAGAGGCAAGTTTTCGTCAACTGCCTGGGGTGAGTGACGCGATTGTCGGATATACCGGGGGTAATACTGAAAGCCCTACTTATCGCGACGTTTGCACTGACCGCACCGGCCACGCCGAGGCACTCGAGGTCAGCTTCGATCCGCAGAAAATTTCTTACGACGCACTTTTGGACCACTTTTGGAAGATGCACGATCCCACCACATTGAACCGCCAGGGTCCCGACTTCGGTACGCAGTATCGCTCGGCTATCTTCTTCCACTCTCCGGAGCAAGAGAAAGCTGCGCGGGCTTCGAAGGAACGCTGGCAGGCCCAGTTCAAGCGCCCCATAGTCACACAGATCGTCCCGGCTACTACCTTCTATAAAGCTGAGGATTACCACCAGCGCTATCTGGAAAAACGCGGCGCCAACGCCTGCCACATCTAG
- the pnp gene encoding polyribonucleotide nucleotidyltransferase, translating into MKQEVQELTVQLSGGKQISFETGKLAKQAHGSAVIRSGDNVVLATAVANQEPREGIDFFPLTVDYREYTYAGGRIPGGFIKREGRPSEREILTSRQIDRPIRPLFPEGFRSETQVIAFVLSADTNNDPDVLGINAASAALTLSDIPFGGPVGAVRVGLVDGQFIVNPTYEEMRGGLLRIMVVGTAEGIVMIEAGASQVQEQTVVDAIEFAHQEIKKICAGIEQLRQKAGKPKREFTPPVIDEAYYNKLRGKIGERLGDALDTQKHPKAESYRLVKSYKKELLEAIPEEDEEARTKFTQYFELSRERIFREQVINQKRRPDGRGFDQIRDIWIEVGVLPRTHGSAIFTRGETQALVTTTLGTSDDMQRLEVFEGEAKKRFMLHYNFPPFSVGEVAFLRGAGRREIGHGALAERAIAAVLPSENDWPYAMRVVADILESNGSSSMATVCGASLSMMDAGVPLVSPVAGVAMGLVKEGDKYAILTDIAGAEDHYGDMDFKVAGTREGITALQMDIKVAGITAQIMREALEQARRGRLFILDKMVEALPEARSKVSAHAPRFYTLQIPVDKIRDLIGPGGKMIRSIIEQTGVKIDVEDSGKVNVASSDETSAAKALQIIGDLTATAEVGKTYLGKVSRLADFGAFVEILPGTDGLLHISEVAEHRIKDVRDELKEGDQVLVKVLSIEGNRIRLSRKAILKEQRAKMGGGEAAAAAGAATGTMTIEGGGEFTEEEAAAAEAEPNFNRVEHRSDSHQGGGQHGGGHGGHGGGRGGRGGRGHNGRSGRGRGGPRR; encoded by the coding sequence ATGAAGCAAGAAGTTCAAGAACTTACTGTACAACTCTCCGGCGGAAAACAAATTTCATTTGAGACTGGAAAATTAGCCAAGCAGGCCCATGGCTCGGCGGTAATTCGCTCGGGAGACAACGTGGTGCTGGCCACGGCGGTGGCCAATCAAGAGCCTCGCGAAGGAATTGATTTCTTCCCGCTTACCGTGGATTACCGCGAATATACATATGCCGGCGGACGCATTCCTGGCGGATTTATCAAGCGCGAAGGTCGGCCGAGTGAGCGCGAGATTTTAACCAGCCGGCAAATTGACAGACCCATCCGCCCGCTCTTCCCGGAAGGTTTTCGCAGTGAAACTCAGGTAATCGCGTTTGTACTTTCCGCAGACACGAATAATGACCCCGACGTGCTGGGCATCAACGCCGCCTCGGCGGCGCTAACCCTTTCTGACATCCCCTTCGGGGGCCCGGTGGGCGCAGTGCGGGTTGGTCTGGTGGATGGTCAGTTCATCGTCAATCCCACTTACGAAGAAATGCGTGGCGGCTTGCTGCGCATTATGGTTGTGGGCACGGCTGAAGGCATCGTGATGATCGAAGCGGGCGCCAGCCAGGTCCAGGAACAGACCGTGGTAGATGCCATCGAGTTTGCCCACCAGGAAATTAAGAAGATCTGCGCAGGTATCGAGCAGTTGCGTCAAAAGGCTGGAAAGCCGAAGCGCGAGTTCACTCCGCCCGTAATTGATGAGGCTTACTACAACAAGCTGCGCGGGAAGATTGGCGAGCGGCTTGGCGATGCACTCGATACGCAAAAGCATCCCAAAGCGGAAAGCTACCGCCTGGTAAAGTCTTACAAGAAAGAGCTGCTGGAAGCGATTCCGGAAGAGGATGAAGAAGCCCGCACCAAGTTCACGCAATATTTCGAACTTTCGCGTGAGCGCATCTTCCGCGAGCAGGTGATTAATCAGAAGCGCCGTCCTGATGGACGAGGGTTCGACCAGATTCGCGACATCTGGATTGAAGTCGGAGTTCTCCCGCGGACCCATGGCTCTGCGATTTTTACCCGTGGTGAAACCCAGGCGCTGGTGACCACCACTCTTGGCACTTCGGACGACATGCAGCGGCTCGAAGTCTTCGAAGGCGAAGCCAAGAAGCGATTTATGCTGCACTACAACTTCCCGCCGTTCTCGGTTGGAGAAGTCGCCTTCCTGCGCGGCGCGGGTCGTCGCGAGATCGGCCACGGGGCTCTAGCCGAGCGGGCTATTGCTGCGGTATTGCCTTCAGAAAACGATTGGCCGTATGCCATGCGTGTGGTTGCCGACATTCTGGAATCCAACGGTTCCTCTTCCATGGCGACGGTTTGCGGCGCATCGCTCTCGATGATGGATGCGGGCGTTCCCCTGGTTTCGCCGGTAGCTGGTGTAGCCATGGGATTGGTGAAAGAAGGCGATAAGTACGCCATTCTCACTGACATCGCAGGCGCCGAGGACCACTACGGTGACATGGACTTCAAGGTTGCCGGAACGCGCGAAGGAATCACTGCTCTGCAGATGGACATCAAGGTGGCTGGAATCACCGCGCAAATCATGCGCGAGGCGCTGGAGCAGGCACGCCGAGGCCGGCTCTTTATCCTCGACAAAATGGTTGAGGCTCTTCCAGAAGCCCGTTCGAAGGTCTCTGCTCATGCGCCGCGCTTTTACACGTTGCAGATTCCGGTGGACAAAATCCGCGATCTTATTGGCCCCGGCGGCAAGATGATCCGCAGCATTATCGAGCAGACCGGAGTCAAAATTGATGTGGAAGACTCCGGAAAAGTGAACGTTGCCTCCAGTGACGAGACCTCAGCCGCCAAGGCGCTGCAAATTATCGGCGATCTTACGGCCACTGCGGAAGTAGGGAAGACGTACCTGGGCAAAGTCTCGCGATTGGCGGATTTCGGCGCCTTCGTGGAGATCCTGCCTGGTACTGATGGGTTGCTGCACATCAGTGAGGTAGCCGAGCATCGCATCAAGGATGTGCGCGACGAACTCAAAGAGGGCGATCAGGTGCTGGTGAAGGTACTTTCAATCGAGGGCAACCGGATCCGGCTCTCGCGCAAAGCCATTCTGAAGGAGCAACGCGCCAAGATGGGTGGCGGGGAGGCCGCGGCGGCCGCCGGCGCAGCCACGGGTACCATGACCATCGAGGGTGGCGGCGAGTTTACAGAAGAGGAAGCTGCGGCAGCTGAAGCCGAGCCTAACTTCAATCGCGTGGAACATCGTTCAGATTCTCACCAGGGAGGCGGCCAGCACGGCGGCGGACATGGTGGGCATGGGGGTGGCCGCGGAGGTCGTGGAGGCCGAGGCCATAACGGTCGCAGCGGACGCGGACGCGGTGGGCCGCGACGTTAA
- the murA gene encoding UDP-N-acetylglucosamine 1-carboxyvinyltransferase, giving the protein MDKFVIRGGNPLLGTIRVSGAKNAALPAMAAALLTEEPVILENIPQVHDIETTRKLLAAMGAEVELGYGRAQHRTTICCRHLTAPEASYDLVKTMRASTLVLGPLVARTGYARVSQPGGCAIGARPIDLHVKGLEKLGATIENDHGYVVARAKRLKGAEIRFDKITVTGTEDLLMAATLADGETVLQNCAREPEVADLAALLNKMGAKIEGAGTSTIRVQGVSRLHGARHRIIPDRIEAGTFVIAAALTGGDLNVAGCDPGHLTALLQKLHQVGIKLSQGPDAVRVIGDGNLKASDVVTEEYPGFPTDMQAQYMALATQTNGSSVITENIFENRFMHALELVRMGADIKVAGRRATVRGKTPLSGAAVQASDLRASASLVLAALVADAETIIDRVYHIDRGYERIEEKLRSVGAQIRRIGEMFPKRAVAPAVPV; this is encoded by the coding sequence GTGGACAAATTCGTAATACGCGGCGGAAATCCGCTGCTCGGAACTATCCGCGTAAGCGGGGCGAAGAACGCGGCCTTGCCGGCCATGGCGGCCGCTCTACTTACCGAAGAACCCGTCATTCTGGAGAACATCCCGCAGGTCCACGACATTGAGACTACCCGCAAGCTGTTGGCCGCGATGGGCGCGGAAGTAGAACTGGGCTACGGACGCGCGCAGCACCGCACCACCATCTGCTGCCGTCACCTGACCGCGCCGGAAGCTTCCTACGACCTGGTGAAGACGATGCGCGCCTCGACCCTGGTGCTCGGGCCCCTTGTGGCCCGTACCGGATATGCACGCGTCTCTCAACCCGGCGGCTGCGCCATTGGCGCGCGCCCGATTGACCTTCACGTAAAAGGTCTCGAGAAACTGGGCGCCACTATCGAGAACGATCACGGCTACGTGGTTGCCCGGGCCAAACGGCTCAAGGGCGCGGAGATTCGCTTCGACAAAATCACGGTGACCGGAACTGAAGATCTGCTAATGGCGGCTACTCTCGCCGATGGCGAAACGGTGCTGCAGAATTGCGCGCGCGAGCCGGAGGTTGCCGACCTGGCCGCGTTGCTGAACAAAATGGGCGCCAAGATTGAAGGCGCGGGCACTTCCACCATTCGCGTGCAGGGGGTGTCGCGACTTCACGGCGCGCGTCATCGCATCATCCCGGACCGAATTGAAGCGGGAACTTTTGTGATCGCCGCCGCCCTCACCGGCGGAGATTTGAACGTCGCCGGCTGCGACCCCGGCCATCTCACAGCGCTATTGCAGAAACTGCACCAAGTTGGAATCAAGCTGTCGCAGGGGCCAGATGCGGTCCGTGTGATCGGAGACGGCAACCTGAAAGCTTCCGATGTAGTGACCGAAGAATATCCTGGCTTCCCGACTGACATGCAGGCGCAGTATATGGCCTTGGCCACTCAGACCAACGGCAGCTCGGTGATCACCGAGAACATTTTCGAGAATCGCTTTATGCACGCTCTGGAACTGGTACGCATGGGCGCGGACATTAAAGTTGCAGGCCGGCGGGCTACCGTCCGCGGCAAGACCCCCTTGAGCGGGGCGGCCGTACAGGCTTCTGACCTGCGTGCCTCAGCTTCGCTGGTGCTGGCTGCGTTGGTCGCTGATGCAGAAACGATCATCGACCGGGTGTACCATATTGACCGCGGTTACGAGCGGATCGAAGAGAAATTGCGCAGTGTGGGCGCCCAGATTCGCCGCATCGGCGAAATGTTTCCCAAGCGGGCGGTAGCGCCAGCCGTGCCGGTTTAA
- a CDS encoding redoxin family protein, with amino-acid sequence MKRMAQAEPLTEQIAQANASLVYIAAEKRNGIFHPERFLGEHPISFPFLLDEDRRVTKAYGLHHRFGHDALNIAHPATLVIDRDGTMRFIYRSKNQVDRAPLEHVMDALRKLK; translated from the coding sequence GTGAAGCGCATGGCTCAGGCTGAGCCCCTAACGGAGCAGATTGCACAAGCCAATGCGTCCCTGGTTTACATCGCGGCTGAGAAACGAAACGGGATTTTTCATCCGGAGAGGTTTTTGGGCGAGCATCCCATTTCATTTCCCTTCCTGCTGGACGAGGATCGCAGGGTGACCAAGGCCTATGGCTTGCACCACCGCTTTGGCCATGACGCATTAAACATTGCGCACCCGGCCACGTTGGTGATTGATCGTGATGGGACCATGCGATTCATTTATCGCAGCAAAAACCAAGTCGACCGTGCGCCGCTTGAGCACGTAATGGATGCACTTCGCAAGCTGAAGTAA
- the eno gene encoding phosphopyruvate hydratase has protein sequence MKANTQIQEIRGREVLDSRGNPTVEADVLLAGGAKGRAAVPSGASTGEHEAVELRDGDKKRYLGKGVLKAVGNVNGEISRGLVRMDASDQRALDRKMIQLDGTENKSRLGANAILAVSMAAARAAANALGVPLYRNLGGRDAALLPVPMMNILNGGAHADNNVDFQEFMVMPVGAGSFSEALRWGVEIFHTLKGVLKKRGYSTAVGDEGGFAPSVKSNVEAIEVVLEAIQAAGYKAGEQVAIALDPATSELFQNGKYVFKKSDKSSKGSEEMVRFWSDWARQYPIVSIEDGLAEDDWEGWKLLTKELGSRIQLVGDDLFVTNTKRLQRGIEQQVANSILIKVNQIGTVSETLDAIELARNNGYTSVISHRSGETEDTFIADFAVATRAGQIKTGSASRTDRVAKYNQLLRIEEELGNTAEFLGLKALNYQREMAGRTRG, from the coding sequence ATGAAAGCGAATACTCAGATACAGGAAATTCGTGGCCGTGAGGTGCTTGATTCTCGCGGTAATCCCACGGTGGAAGCGGATGTGCTACTCGCGGGCGGCGCGAAAGGCCGTGCGGCGGTGCCCAGCGGCGCCTCGACGGGAGAGCACGAGGCAGTGGAACTACGCGACGGCGACAAGAAGCGTTATCTGGGAAAGGGCGTGCTCAAAGCCGTGGGCAACGTGAATGGAGAAATCTCCAGAGGGCTGGTCCGGATGGACGCCTCTGACCAGCGAGCGCTCGACCGGAAGATGATTCAGTTGGACGGTACGGAGAACAAGTCCAGACTAGGCGCTAATGCGATTCTCGCCGTCTCCATGGCCGCCGCGCGCGCGGCTGCAAATGCCTTGGGCGTGCCACTCTATCGCAACCTTGGGGGCCGCGATGCCGCGCTGCTTCCCGTCCCCATGATGAACATCCTGAACGGCGGCGCGCACGCCGACAACAATGTTGATTTCCAGGAATTTATGGTCATGCCAGTGGGTGCCGGGTCTTTTTCGGAAGCGCTGCGCTGGGGAGTGGAGATCTTCCACACCTTAAAGGGCGTTCTCAAGAAACGCGGATATAGCACGGCCGTCGGCGATGAAGGCGGGTTCGCGCCATCCGTGAAGTCGAATGTGGAAGCTATTGAGGTCGTGCTGGAGGCCATTCAGGCCGCGGGATACAAAGCAGGCGAACAGGTGGCGATTGCTCTTGATCCGGCGACCAGCGAGCTATTCCAGAACGGCAAGTACGTTTTTAAGAAATCCGATAAGTCATCAAAGGGTTCGGAAGAGATGGTGCGGTTTTGGAGCGACTGGGCAAGGCAATATCCGATTGTCTCCATCGAGGATGGCTTGGCTGAGGACGACTGGGAAGGCTGGAAACTTCTGACCAAAGAGTTGGGTAGCCGCATTCAGTTGGTCGGCGACGACCTGTTCGTCACCAACACCAAACGCCTGCAGCGCGGAATCGAGCAGCAGGTTGCGAATTCGATTCTCATTAAGGTCAACCAGATCGGCACGGTCAGCGAAACTTTGGATGCGATCGAGTTGGCGCGGAATAACGGATACACGTCGGTGATTTCGCACCGCTCGGGCGAGACGGAAGACACGTTCATCGCCGACTTCGCAGTGGCGACGCGCGCCGGCCAGATTAAAACCGGCTCGGCCTCCCGCACCGACCGCGTTGCCAAATACAACCAGTTGCTGCGAATTGAAGAAGAGCTCGGCAATACCGCGGAATTTTTGGGATTGAAGGCGCTCAACTATCAAAGAGAGATGGCGGGAAGGACGAGAGGGTAG
- a CDS encoding CRTAC1 family protein, with product MCAVLLWAWLLGSQSQPVQPHASHSRTEGQSPLGFRLDNVTAESGIRFIHDNAASKDMFLPETMGAGCGWIDYDGDGLLDLFFVQSGPTPSYQPSKPLRNALYRNTGDGTFSDVTDSAGLGVANDTFGMGVAVGDFDNDGKPDLYVTGFPRSHLYHNVGGKFVDITQSAGVANAGRWATSAAWFDYDNDGLLDLFVANYLDWDYSKNVYCGEHKPGYRSYCAPAVFSGVAPTLYHNNGDGTFTDVTRAAGLSNSLGKGLGVVAFDYNNDGFIDVIQSNDSVRNFLFRNNGNGTFSEVGVETGIAYGEEGKPEAGMGIDAGDFDHQGLLDVYVTHLDMELHRLFHNSKDGTFRDDTFAAQMAKTMNVLSGFGTKFLDIDNDGWLDLLQINGHILPNIHLYKGSVQYAEPKTLWMNQHDGTFRDVSPQVGADFMRPTIGRGLCLADFDNDGSVDFAVSNNGGPAELWRTRVTAGNSWLGFTLIGTKSNRDAVGAKITLVAGGMSQFQQKLGGGSYASASDPRLFFGLGQATKADAVRVVWPSGRKDEFTNLQAGQFVTIKEGSGIVANTKPAARTKKSQSEKNPVRTRRPH from the coding sequence TTGTGCGCTGTACTCTTGTGGGCGTGGCTGCTCGGCAGCCAATCCCAGCCGGTGCAACCGCATGCTTCGCATTCCCGAACTGAGGGCCAGTCGCCGCTCGGTTTCCGCTTGGACAACGTAACCGCCGAATCGGGCATTCGTTTCATTCACGACAACGCCGCGAGCAAAGATATGTTCCTGCCCGAAACCATGGGCGCTGGTTGCGGCTGGATAGACTACGACGGCGACGGGCTGCTGGATCTGTTCTTCGTCCAGAGTGGCCCTACCCCGTCGTACCAACCGTCCAAGCCGCTTCGCAATGCCTTATATCGGAACACTGGTGATGGCACCTTCAGCGATGTAACTGACTCCGCTGGATTGGGAGTGGCGAACGATACGTTCGGCATGGGTGTTGCAGTGGGCGACTTCGACAACGACGGCAAGCCGGACCTTTACGTCACCGGATTTCCGCGCTCTCACCTTTACCACAATGTGGGTGGGAAATTTGTGGACATTACCCAGTCCGCAGGCGTAGCTAATGCGGGTCGGTGGGCGACCAGCGCCGCCTGGTTCGACTATGACAACGACGGTCTGCTGGACTTGTTCGTGGCTAACTATCTCGATTGGGACTACAGCAAGAATGTTTACTGCGGCGAGCACAAGCCCGGTTACCGCAGTTACTGTGCTCCGGCGGTCTTCAGCGGAGTTGCGCCAACTCTCTACCACAACAACGGGGACGGCACTTTCACCGACGTGACCCGCGCTGCCGGTCTGAGCAACTCGCTGGGCAAGGGACTTGGCGTTGTCGCATTCGACTACAACAACGATGGTTTTATTGACGTCATCCAGTCCAATGATTCGGTCCGAAATTTTCTATTTCGGAATAACGGAAATGGAACGTTCAGCGAAGTAGGAGTCGAAACCGGCATCGCCTACGGCGAAGAAGGTAAGCCGGAGGCCGGCATGGGCATTGACGCCGGCGATTTCGATCACCAGGGCCTGCTCGATGTTTACGTCACCCACCTTGATATGGAATTGCACCGTCTGTTTCACAACTCAAAGGATGGAACGTTTCGTGATGACACCTTCGCTGCGCAAATGGCTAAGACAATGAACGTGCTGAGCGGTTTTGGAACAAAGTTTTTGGACATTGACAACGACGGCTGGCTCGATCTGCTGCAGATCAACGGACACATCTTGCCTAATATTCATCTTTATAAAGGGAGCGTTCAGTACGCCGAGCCGAAAACTTTGTGGATGAACCAGCACGATGGCACCTTCCGAGATGTCTCCCCGCAAGTCGGCGCTGACTTCATGCGCCCCACTATCGGCCGTGGACTTTGCCTGGCCGACTTCGACAACGACGGCTCCGTAGATTTTGCGGTTAGTAATAATGGCGGCCCCGCTGAACTATGGAGAACTCGTGTGACGGCAGGGAACTCATGGTTGGGGTTCACTCTCATCGGAACCAAGAGCAACCGCGACGCCGTGGGCGCAAAGATAACGCTCGTTGCCGGGGGAATGTCACAATTCCAGCAGAAGCTGGGTGGCGGCAGCTACGCTTCTGCTTCCGATCCACGGCTGTTTTTTGGGCTGGGTCAAGCGACCAAGGCTGACGCGGTACGGGTGGTGTGGCCCAGCGGGCGCAAGGATGAATTTACGAATCTCCAAGCAGGGCAGTTCGTTACTATCAAAGAGGGAAGTGGTATTGTGGCGAACACCAAGCCTGCGGCCCGGACTAAAAAGTCGCAATCAGAAAAAAATCCAGTGCGGACCCGTCGCCCGCACTGA